In the genome of Chryseobacterium arthrosphaerae, one region contains:
- a CDS encoding acyltransferase, with product MSDFFAHETAVIDEGCQIGAGTKIWHFSHIMPGCILGEKCNIGQNVVISPKVILGKNVKVQNNVSIYEGVTCDDDVFLGPSMVFTNVINPRSAVNRKNEYLKTHVGQGASIGANATIVCGHDIGRFAFIGAGAVVTKEVPDYALVVGNPARQMGWMSEFGHRLHFDEQGMAICEESKEQYRLENNRVSKI from the coding sequence ATGTCAGATTTTTTTGCACACGAAACAGCCGTTATTGATGAAGGATGTCAAATAGGAGCCGGAACAAAAATCTGGCACTTTTCGCATATTATGCCTGGTTGTATTTTAGGAGAGAAATGCAATATTGGTCAGAATGTAGTGATCTCGCCTAAAGTAATTTTAGGTAAGAATGTAAAGGTTCAAAACAATGTTTCTATTTACGAGGGGGTGACTTGTGATGATGACGTTTTTTTAGGGCCCTCTATGGTTTTTACTAATGTAATAAATCCAAGAAGTGCTGTAAACAGAAAGAATGAATATCTGAAAACACATGTAGGGCAAGGGGCTTCTATAGGAGCCAATGCAACAATTGTTTGTGGCCATGATATAGGTCGTTTTGCATTTATAGGAGCAGGAGCCGTAGTTACAAAAGAAGTGCCTGACTATGCCTTGGTGGTGGGTAATCCTGCCCGACAAATGGGATGGATGAGCGAATTTGGACATCGCCTTCATTTTGATGAACAGGGAATGGCAATATGTGAAGAGAGTAAAGAACAATACAGATTAGAAAATAATAGAGTTTCGAAAATTTAA
- a CDS encoding DegT/DnrJ/EryC1/StrS family aminotransferase, whose amino-acid sequence MKIQMVDLKGQYQKIKNEIDAGIQESIDNTTFINGPAVKEFQQNFENYLGVKHVIPCANGTDALQIAMMALELKPGDEVICPAFTYVATAEVIGLLGLKPVMVDVNEDTFNIDFQRLESYLTPNTKAIVPVHLYGQSTDMEKILEFAKKYNLFVIEDNAQAIGSDYTFSDGTTRKTGTIGDIGCTSFFPSKNLGCYGDGGALMTNNDELASKIRMIANHGQEKKYYHKVLGCNSRLDTLQAAVLKVKLKYLDEYSAARNKMADYYDQNLKGIDQIQIPRRAENSTHVFHQYTIRVKNGMRDGLQKYLAEKNIPSMVYYPLPLYKQEAFLQYVEEGFVLPVTELLCSEVISLPIHTEFNQEVLDVIIDEIKNYFN is encoded by the coding sequence ATGAAAATCCAAATGGTTGATCTTAAAGGTCAATATCAAAAAATAAAGAATGAAATAGATGCCGGTATTCAGGAATCTATTGATAATACAACATTTATAAACGGTCCTGCAGTAAAAGAGTTTCAACAAAATTTCGAAAATTATCTGGGGGTAAAACATGTAATTCCATGTGCTAACGGAACTGATGCTTTGCAGATTGCGATGATGGCTCTTGAGCTGAAGCCTGGAGACGAAGTGATTTGCCCGGCTTTTACTTACGTAGCTACTGCAGAAGTTATTGGACTTTTAGGACTGAAGCCTGTCATGGTAGATGTTAATGAAGATACTTTCAATATTGATTTTCAGAGATTAGAATCTTATCTTACTCCCAATACAAAAGCTATTGTTCCGGTTCATTTATACGGTCAGAGTACCGATATGGAAAAAATTCTTGAGTTTGCTAAAAAATATAATCTTTTCGTCATAGAAGATAATGCGCAGGCAATTGGCTCAGATTATACATTTTCTGATGGAACCACAAGAAAAACGGGAACCATAGGCGATATTGGATGTACTTCATTCTTTCCTTCAAAAAATCTAGGATGCTATGGTGACGGAGGAGCATTGATGACCAATAATGATGAATTAGCATCAAAAATAAGAATGATTGCCAATCATGGTCAGGAAAAGAAATATTATCATAAAGTATTAGGTTGTAACTCTAGACTGGATACCTTACAGGCTGCAGTATTAAAAGTTAAGCTTAAATATCTGGATGAATATTCTGCTGCCAGAAATAAAATGGCAGATTATTATGATCAGAATTTAAAAGGTATTGATCAGATTCAGATCCCTCGAAGAGCAGAAAATTCAACCCATGTATTTCATCAATATACAATTCGAGTAAAAAATGGAATGAGGGACGGTTTGCAGAAATACCTAGCGGAAAAAAATATTCCCAGTATGGTTTATTATCCTTTACCACTTTACAAGCAAGAAGCTTTTTTACAATATGTAGAAGAAGGATTTGTACTTCCGGTTACAGAATTACTTTGTTCAGAAGTGATTTCTCTACCCATCCATACAGAATTCAATCAGGAAGTGTTGGATGTCATTATTGATGAAATTAAGAACTATTTTAATTAA
- a CDS encoding lipopolysaccharide biosynthesis protein, producing the protein MIRRIIDKYKGSEFIKNVAVVMTGTAVSQLIAIAVTPILTRNYTPEDFGYYTTFIAIYTVLCSFATGKYERVILLSKNENDIVVVSSLGMAISIFFSTFLIILIYLSSLFFDLNSWGIDSLLMKWLYLIPFLLIIYAVNLIFLTFLNYKKNFKEISKSRVIKTFVSISVSLICIFFLKNMGGLILGELLGLLFSTIYLFPKLKFLFQFQNKITSQFSAVASRYKDFPLYNIPSDLLNNSSAQVPVFFLTPIYGVQATGQYSLMKRMLDAPVTLLSSSILEVFRQKASEQYIAFGDCRELFVKTARNLALISIVPFSVLMIFGTDIFAFIFGEEWREAGKFAGIFAVYYFFKFVSSPLSYMFYIAEKQKMDFLLHIYMFVSSLVIFYLPKLYSVSITETLWIYSINFVIIYLTYFILSYKYSKKC; encoded by the coding sequence ATGATAAGGAGGATAATCGACAAATATAAAGGGTCCGAATTCATCAAAAATGTCGCTGTTGTTATGACAGGGACTGCTGTTTCACAGCTTATTGCGATTGCTGTAACCCCTATATTGACAAGAAATTATACTCCGGAAGATTTTGGGTATTATACAACATTTATTGCCATTTATACAGTTTTGTGTTCATTTGCTACAGGCAAATATGAGCGTGTAATTTTACTATCTAAAAATGAAAATGATATTGTAGTAGTATCAAGTCTGGGAATGGCAATAAGCATCTTTTTCTCCACATTCCTTATTATTCTTATCTATCTTTCTTCTTTATTTTTTGATTTAAATTCATGGGGAATAGATAGTTTGCTTATGAAGTGGCTTTATCTGATTCCTTTTTTACTAATCATTTATGCTGTAAACCTTATTTTCTTAACTTTTTTGAATTATAAAAAAAACTTTAAGGAGATATCAAAATCAAGGGTGATTAAAACTTTTGTATCTATATCGGTTTCTCTTATATGTATCTTCTTTTTGAAGAATATGGGGGGGCTTATATTGGGCGAATTGTTAGGACTGCTTTTTTCAACAATTTACTTGTTTCCTAAACTGAAGTTTTTGTTTCAATTTCAAAATAAAATTACATCTCAGTTCTCAGCAGTGGCCTCCAGATATAAAGATTTCCCTCTGTATAATATTCCCTCTGATCTTTTGAATAATTCATCAGCCCAAGTACCTGTCTTCTTTCTTACTCCTATATATGGAGTACAGGCAACAGGGCAATATTCATTGATGAAAAGAATGCTTGACGCTCCTGTTACACTTCTTTCATCTTCTATATTAGAAGTTTTTAGGCAGAAAGCTTCAGAACAGTATATTGCTTTCGGAGATTGCAGAGAACTTTTTGTGAAGACAGCAAGAAACCTAGCTCTTATATCTATAGTCCCATTTTCTGTATTAATGATTTTCGGAACGGATATTTTTGCATTTATTTTTGGAGAAGAGTGGCGTGAGGCCGGAAAATTTGCGGGAATTTTTGCAGTATATTATTTTTTCAAATTTGTATCAAGCCCGCTTAGTTATATGTTTTACATTGCCGAGAAACAAAAAATGGACTTCTTGTTGCATATTTATATGTTTGTTTCGTCCCTAGTGATATTTTATCTTCCAAAGCTATATTCTGTTTCCATTACAGAAACACTTTGGATTTATAGTATTAATTTTGTAATTATTTATTTAACGTATTTCATACTATCATATAAATATTCTAAAAAATGTTAG
- the lhgO gene encoding L-2-hydroxyglutarate oxidase: MNYDIVIIGAGLVGLATAYQVKIKNPDSKIVVLEKEHDVSLHQSGHNSGVIHSGIYYKPGSLKAKNCIDGYNSIINFAKEHGIRYDLCGKIIVATSQEELPLLDNIYKRGVENGLQNLQYLSREEFQEIEPHCEGVRAIKVPQTGIIDYPGIAKKIKELFEELGGEVKFNHEVKNIVNRSSEIIIKTIHSEFKAKKLISCAGLYSDKITKMTNEKNDVIIIPFRGEYYKIKDEKKHLVKHLIYPVPDPNFPFLGVHFTRMIDGNIEAGPNAVLAFKKEGYKFFDFDFNETMQTLTWPGFRKIVAKYGKTGMGEVHRSLSKSAFTKALQKLLPEIQERDLIAGGSGVRAQACDRNGILIDDFDIVKNGNIIHVRNAPSPAATSCLSIGDKISAQIGN; this comes from the coding sequence ATGAATTATGACATTGTAATCATTGGTGCAGGTCTGGTAGGTCTGGCTACAGCCTATCAGGTTAAAATTAAAAATCCGGATTCTAAGATTGTTGTTTTAGAAAAAGAACATGACGTTTCACTGCACCAATCAGGGCATAACAGTGGTGTAATTCATAGCGGAATTTATTATAAACCAGGTAGTCTTAAGGCAAAGAATTGTATCGATGGTTATAATTCAATAATTAACTTTGCCAAAGAACATGGTATCAGATATGACCTTTGTGGTAAGATTATTGTTGCCACTTCACAGGAAGAGCTCCCTCTTTTGGATAATATCTATAAAAGAGGTGTAGAAAACGGACTTCAAAATTTGCAATATCTTTCCAGGGAAGAATTCCAAGAAATTGAACCCCATTGTGAAGGAGTCAGAGCTATTAAAGTTCCTCAGACAGGTATTATAGATTACCCTGGTATTGCAAAGAAAATAAAAGAACTTTTCGAAGAGCTCGGAGGAGAGGTTAAATTTAATCATGAAGTAAAGAATATTGTCAATAGAAGTTCTGAAATCATTATTAAAACTATTCACTCTGAATTTAAAGCCAAAAAACTGATTTCCTGTGCCGGTCTTTATTCGGATAAAATAACAAAAATGACTAATGAAAAGAATGATGTAATCATTATTCCTTTCAGAGGTGAATATTATAAGATTAAAGATGAGAAAAAGCATCTTGTGAAACACCTGATTTATCCGGTACCAGATCCTAATTTTCCTTTTTTGGGTGTGCATTTTACAAGAATGATAGATGGGAACATAGAAGCAGGCCCCAATGCGGTGCTGGCTTTTAAAAAAGAAGGATATAAGTTCTTTGATTTTGATTTTAATGAAACAATGCAAACGCTTACCTGGCCTGGTTTTAGAAAAATTGTTGCAAAATATGGGAAAACAGGAATGGGTGAAGTTCATCGCTCGCTTTCAAAATCTGCTTTTACAAAAGCATTACAAAAATTATTGCCAGAAATACAAGAAAGAGATCTTATTGCTGGAGGTTCAGGAGTTAGAGCTCAGGCTTGTGATAGAAACGGTATATTAATTGATGACTTTGATATCGTGAAAAATGGAAATATCATCCATGTAAGAAATGCACCTTCTCCTGCAGCAACTTCTTGTCTCTCTATCGGAGATAAAATCAGTGCGCAAATAGGGAACTGA
- a CDS encoding acyltransferase gives MLGLVKKGIWKIVRAIPFTRFFYETRDTQTPIRFGMWFMQKVVGYNRDAYWPMHFTSIVGNPKNIYAGIDTSPGYSPGCYIQGGGKVYVGDYTQIAPNVGIISSNHDLYDSRKKIVKEVRIGKYCWIGMNAVILPGVVVGDFTIIAAGAVVTKSFEEGYCVIGGNPARKIKDLVKEECVPFTNEYEYNGYISAQDFKTFRAEKLNI, from the coding sequence ATGTTAGGACTTGTAAAAAAAGGAATTTGGAAAATTGTAAGGGCTATTCCATTCACTCGTTTCTTCTATGAAACAAGAGATACTCAAACCCCTATCAGGTTTGGAATGTGGTTTATGCAAAAAGTAGTAGGATATAATAGAGACGCCTATTGGCCTATGCATTTTACAAGTATAGTAGGAAACCCTAAAAATATTTATGCCGGTATAGATACTTCTCCCGGATATTCTCCCGGATGTTATATTCAGGGGGGAGGTAAGGTATATGTTGGTGATTATACACAAATTGCTCCTAACGTAGGGATCATAAGCTCTAATCATGATCTGTATGACAGCCGCAAAAAAATAGTAAAGGAGGTAAGAATTGGCAAGTACTGCTGGATTGGTATGAATGCTGTAATACTTCCAGGGGTAGTAGTAGGTGATTTTACCATTATTGCAGCAGGTGCTGTAGTAACAAAGTCATTTGAGGAAGGATATTGTGTTATTGGAGGAAACCCGGCCAGAAAAATAAAAGATCTGGTAAAAGAAGAATGCGTTCCTTTTACAAATGAATATGAGTATAACGGATATATTTCTGCTCAGGATTTTAAAACATTCAGAGCAGAAAAATTGAACATTTAA
- the wecB gene encoding non-hydrolyzing UDP-N-acetylglucosamine 2-epimerase, whose product MKKIIAIIGARPQFIKHFPFEKAAEDKINLITIHTGQHYDENMSTIFFDQLNMKKPQYILQNGGGNHGEQTGKMMIDIEKIILDEKPDGVVVYGDTNSTLAGALVAVKLHIPVFHIEAGLRSFNKEMPEEVNRILTDHISSKLFVTSDVAVENLSQEGLSKDAVMVGDIMKDLVNLVIAENKIGDKKSDFGYYYVTIHRPYNTDNLERLTKIFKALNSLPEKVIIALHPRTRKMVQDFGIKTEDFSNLIIIEPQSYFDNLNYLYYSKGLITDSGGMQKEAYWLQKRCVTVRTETEWTETVALGGNTLMFDDLSDLGTELCKFPADWNGTLYGDGNAAGKIVNEIVKF is encoded by the coding sequence ATGAAAAAAATAATTGCGATTATTGGAGCGAGACCTCAGTTTATCAAACATTTTCCTTTTGAAAAAGCAGCTGAAGATAAAATAAACCTTATCACCATTCATACAGGACAGCATTATGATGAAAATATGAGTACCATATTTTTTGATCAGCTAAATATGAAAAAGCCGCAATATATCTTACAGAATGGAGGTGGGAATCACGGTGAACAAACAGGGAAAATGATGATTGATATAGAAAAGATCATTCTTGATGAGAAACCTGATGGCGTAGTAGTATATGGAGATACCAATTCTACTCTGGCCGGAGCTTTGGTAGCCGTTAAATTACATATTCCTGTATTTCATATAGAGGCAGGACTGAGAAGTTTTAATAAAGAAATGCCAGAAGAGGTAAACAGAATTTTGACTGATCATATCTCCTCAAAACTATTTGTGACATCAGACGTTGCTGTAGAAAACCTTTCTCAGGAGGGACTTTCCAAAGATGCTGTTATGGTAGGAGATATTATGAAGGATCTGGTGAATCTTGTTATTGCTGAAAATAAAATCGGTGATAAAAAGTCTGATTTCGGATACTATTACGTTACTATTCATAGGCCTTATAATACAGATAATCTTGAAAGACTTACAAAAATTTTCAAAGCCTTAAACAGCCTTCCCGAAAAAGTGATCATTGCCTTGCATCCGAGAACAAGAAAAATGGTACAGGACTTTGGTATCAAAACAGAAGACTTTTCTAACCTGATTATTATAGAACCACAGAGTTATTTTGATAATTTAAATTATCTATATTATTCGAAAGGGTTGATTACGGATAGTGGAGGCATGCAAAAGGAAGCTTATTGGCTTCAGAAAAGATGTGTTACGGTACGTACGGAAACTGAATGGACGGAGACTGTTGCGTTGGGGGGAAATACCCTTATGTTTGATGACTTATCGGATTTAGGTACTGAATTATGCAAATTTCCTGCTGATTGGAATGGAACCCTTTATGGAGATGGAAATGCTGCAGGAAAAATTGTTAATGAAATTGTGAAATTCTAA
- a CDS encoding Gfo/Idh/MocA family protein yields the protein MSEKIKFAVVGCGHIGKRHAEMVSRNAECELVALVDVKEKSTLGIESHNVPFFQSLDELLNSGIEIDVVNIASPNGFHFEQAYKVIDAGKHVVVEKPMALNKQDAEKLIFQALHKHKQVFAVMQNRYSPPSAWIKEMVESGRLGKIFMVQLNCYWNRDDRYYKPESWHGKKDLDGGTLFTQFSHFIDIMYWLFGDITNIQAKFEDFNHKDLTDFEDSGFISFDFVNGGMGSLNYSTSVWNQNLESSMTIIAENGSVKIGGQYMDKVEVCNVKDYVMPELPPTNPGNDYGAYKGSAANHHYIIENVVDVLKGRNTITTNALEGLKVVDIIERIYHLK from the coding sequence ATGTCTGAAAAAATAAAATTTGCGGTTGTTGGCTGCGGGCATATCGGGAAAAGACATGCAGAAATGGTCTCCAGAAATGCAGAATGTGAATTGGTAGCCTTAGTAGATGTAAAAGAGAAATCTACATTGGGGATTGAAAGCCATAATGTCCCTTTTTTCCAATCATTGGACGAACTCCTGAACTCAGGTATTGAAATTGACGTAGTCAATATTGCTTCTCCCAATGGATTTCATTTTGAACAAGCATACAAAGTTATTGATGCTGGGAAACATGTAGTTGTGGAAAAACCCATGGCTCTTAATAAGCAGGATGCTGAAAAATTGATTTTTCAGGCACTTCATAAGCATAAACAAGTATTTGCTGTAATGCAAAACCGCTATTCCCCGCCTTCTGCATGGATTAAAGAAATGGTAGAAAGTGGAAGATTAGGTAAAATATTCATGGTTCAGCTTAATTGTTATTGGAATCGTGATGACAGGTATTACAAGCCTGAATCATGGCATGGTAAAAAAGATTTGGATGGAGGAACATTGTTTACCCAGTTCTCCCACTTTATAGATATTATGTACTGGCTATTCGGGGATATAACTAATATTCAGGCAAAATTTGAAGATTTTAACCATAAAGATCTGACAGATTTTGAAGATTCCGGGTTTATAAGCTTTGATTTTGTAAACGGAGGAATGGGATCTTTAAATTATTCTACATCCGTATGGAACCAAAATCTTGAAAGCTCAATGACAATTATTGCAGAAAACGGATCTGTAAAGATTGGAGGACAGTACATGGATAAAGTAGAAGTTTGTAACGTTAAAGACTATGTGATGCCAGAGTTGCCTCCTACTAATCCAGGGAATGACTATGGAGCATATAAAGGTTCGGCAGCCAATCACCATTATATCATTGAAAATGTAGTGGATGTATTAAAAGGTAGAAATACCATTACAACTAATGCTTTGGAAGGATTAAAAGTTGTTGATATTATCGAAAGGATATATCATTTAAAATAA
- the hisH gene encoding imidazole glycerol phosphate synthase subunit HisH — MILIIDYGIGNLTSIANMLKKAGAESKISNREEDILKADKIILPGVGSFEYGMNKLKSLPSFTTLENEILNNKKPILGVCLGAQLLFKSSEEGNHPKGLGWIDGTIQKFRDQEFLAGEKIPHMGWNWVEKAKESKLLEGLDEQSRFYFVHSYHMMVNHPEDVLLKTSYSYEFVSAVEKGNILGVQFHPEKSHKFGLKLYSNFVNNY; from the coding sequence ATGATTTTAATTATAGATTATGGTATAGGAAATTTAACTTCCATAGCCAATATGCTTAAAAAAGCAGGAGCGGAAAGTAAAATTTCCAATCGTGAAGAAGATATACTTAAAGCTGATAAAATTATACTTCCGGGAGTAGGTTCCTTTGAATACGGAATGAATAAACTTAAAAGCCTTCCTTCCTTTACTACATTGGAAAATGAAATCCTTAATAATAAAAAACCGATTTTGGGTGTATGCCTTGGAGCACAGTTGCTTTTTAAAAGTAGTGAAGAAGGAAATCATCCGAAAGGATTGGGTTGGATTGATGGGACCATTCAGAAATTCAGAGATCAGGAATTTCTGGCAGGAGAGAAAATACCACATATGGGATGGAACTGGGTAGAGAAAGCAAAAGAAAGTAAATTATTGGAAGGACTGGACGAGCAAAGTAGATTCTATTTCGTTCATAGTTATCATATGATGGTTAATCATCCGGAGGATGTATTATTGAAAACGTCATACAGTTATGAGTTTGTTTCTGCTGTAGAAAAAGGAAACATTTTGGGAGTACAGTTTCACCCGGAGAAAAGCCATAAATTCGGTCTTAAATTATATAGTAACTTTGTAAACAATTATTGA
- a CDS encoding AglZ/HisF2 family acetamidino modification protein, giving the protein MKRIIPVLLIKDGGLVKSIKFKDHKYVGDPINAVKIFNEKEVDEIVILDISATKENRPPDLNLIKEIAGEAFMPLAYGGGITTIEQVKDILFQGVEKIVFNKSALINEELIKETAKRFGSSSTVVSIDVKTNLFKKKYVYSDNGKKNTSLDVIEYAQKMEKLGAGEIFLNSIDRDGTYRGYDLELIKKVSNSVGIPVIACGGAKDEDDLVRAINEGGASASAAGSLFVYKGVHRAVLINYPDWNNIQAKIKLK; this is encoded by the coding sequence ATGAAAAGAATTATTCCGGTTTTACTGATAAAAGATGGAGGATTAGTTAAATCAATTAAATTTAAAGACCACAAATATGTAGGAGATCCTATCAACGCAGTAAAAATTTTCAACGAAAAAGAAGTTGATGAAATCGTTATCCTGGATATCAGTGCCACAAAAGAAAACAGGCCTCCGGATCTTAATTTGATCAAAGAAATTGCCGGTGAAGCTTTTATGCCGTTGGCTTATGGTGGGGGTATAACCACTATAGAGCAGGTGAAAGATATTTTATTTCAAGGAGTTGAAAAAATAGTATTTAACAAAAGTGCGCTGATCAATGAAGAACTGATTAAAGAAACAGCGAAGAGATTTGGAAGTTCAAGTACTGTTGTTTCAATAGATGTTAAAACTAATCTTTTTAAGAAAAAATATGTGTATTCCGATAATGGAAAGAAAAATACATCGCTGGATGTAATAGAATATGCTCAAAAGATGGAGAAACTAGGAGCCGGCGAGATATTTTTGAATTCTATAGACAGGGATGGGACGTACAGAGGTTATGATCTTGAATTGATAAAAAAAGTAAGTAATTCAGTGGGGATTCCGGTAATTGCCTGTGGAGGAGCTAAGGATGAGGATGATCTTGTGAGAGCCATCAATGAAGGAGGAGCATCTGCCAGTGCGGCAGGAAGTTTATTCGTTTATAAAGGAGTGCATCGGGCTGTCCTTATCAATTATCCGGACTGGAATAATATTCAAGCTAAAATAAAATTGAAATGA